The stretch of DNA GGGCGAGATTGCCCGTTTCGTCAAAGCCGACGCCTTCGACCGCGACGACCTCGCGGCCCTGGAGCCCAAACCGACACTGGCGGTGGTCTCCGGCCTGTACGAGCTGTTCGCCGACAACCCGATGGTCAGTGATTCCCTGGCGGGCCTGGCCGCCGCCGTGGAGCCTGGCGGTTACCTGGTCTACACCGGGCAGCCGTGGCACCCGCAGCTGGAGCTGATCGCCCGCGCCCTGACCAGCCACCGCGCGGGCCAGGCCTGGGTCATGCGTCGCCGGACCCAGGCCGAGATGGACCAACTGGTGGAAGCCGCGGGGTTCCGCCGGATCACCCTGCGCGTCGATCAGTGGGGCATTTTCAGCGTGTCGCTGGCGCAGCGGGTGCAATGATGACGGTCGCCGCGACATACCCCCGCGAGCCCGGCCTGCTGAAACCCGCGGTGCTCTGGCTGTTGCTGCTGGCGCCACTGTTTTTCGGCACCTACGGCTTCGCCACCTGGGTCACCGCGCAACGCGCCGAGGTCGGCAGCCTGGTGTTCGACTGGGAGCGGCAGATGCCGTTCTGGGCCTGGAGCATCGTGCCCTACTGGTCGATCGACCTGCTGTACGGCTTTTCCCTGCTGTTGCCCACCAGCCGCGAAGAACTCAAGCGCCACGCCCTGCGGCTGCTGACCGCGCAAGTCATCGTCGTCAGTTGCTTCCTGCTCTGGCCGCTGCGTTTCACCTTCCAGCGCCCGGAACTGGATGGCCTGTTCGGCTGGCTGTTCGATGTGCTGGCCGGCTTCGACAAGCCGTTCAACCAGGCGCCGTCGCTGCACATCGCGCTGCTGGTGGTGCTGTGGGTCTGCTACGCGCGGCATGTCCAGGGCGCCTGGCGCTGGCTGGTGCACGGCTGGTTCGCACTGATCGGCGTGTCGGTGCTGACCACTTATCAACACCACTTTATCGACGTGCCCACAGGCGCCCTGGCCGGCTGGCTGTGCGTCTGGCTGTGGCCGCTGGACCGCCCCGGGATGCTGCACAACCTGCGTCTGGCCCGCGATCGCCAGCGCTGGCGCCTGGCGTCGTTCTATGCCGTGGGCGCCGCGGCGCTTGCCATCCCGGCCTTGGCCTTTTCAGGCGCCTGGCTGTGGCTGTTGTGGCCGGCACTGGCCCTGCTGCTAGTGGCGCTGAACTATGGGCTGTTCGACGCCAAGGGTTTCCAGAAGGGCGCGGACGGCCGCCTGGGCAACGCCACGCGCTGGCTGCTGGCACCTTATCTGGCGGCGGCCTGGATCAATTCCCGGCTGTGGACACGCCAGCATCCACAGCCCGACGAGGTTGTGGATAACGTCTGGCTGGGGCGCATCCCGACCCCGGGCGAGCTGCAGGACAGCCCGTTCAGCGCGGTGCTCGACCTGTGTGCCGAACTGTCCGTGGACGGTCGCCACCTGGCCTATCGCTGCGTGCCGGTGCTCGACTTGACCGCGCCCACCACCGAGCAATGCCGCGAGGCCGCGCAAGCCATCGAAAGCCTGCGCGAGCACGCGCCGCTGCTGGTCTGCTGCGCCCTGGGTTATTCGCGCAGCGCCACCGCCGTGGCCGCCTGGCTGTTGTACACAGGCCGCGCCGCCAGCGTCGATGCGGCCATCGTGCAGATCCGCCGCGCGCGCCCGCAGATCGTCCTGCAACCCGCACACCGCAAGGCCCTGGAGCCTTTATCCACAGCCCAGGGGAGCGCCCATGGCCACTGATATGGAATTGCATGCGGTGGCCAGCCTGTTACGCCGCGGGCATTCGCTGGACCTGTTATCCACAGGCCTGAGCCTGCTCGGCGCCCTGCTCGGCCTCGGCCAGTGGTTGCTTGGCGTATCCGCCCCCTGGGCCATCGCCCTGAGCGTCGCCCTGCTGGTGCTGGGCTTGCTGCAAAAGTACTGGGCGCTGCGGGTGGCCTTCGATGCCGAGCTGTTCCAGCGGGTGGCGGACAGCCCGCAGCCCCTGGCCGAACGCGGCGCCGCCCTGGACCAGGCACTGAGCGCCCTCGGCCTGCAACCGGCGAATGCCGGCGGCCGCCCGTGGCAACAACGCAGCCACGGCGCCCTCAACCTGTTGCGTCGCCAGGCCTGGCTGCTGGCGGCGCAAGTACTGCTGACACTGGGCTTCATCCTGGCCAGCCCCTGGCTGGCCGTCGCCGGATAAGGAATTCTCATGCTCGAACCCCTGGTCGCCACCCTCATCACCTCCGCCGCCCGCACCATCACCGGGGCGCGCAGCCTGTGGCTCGGTTGCGGGCCGCAGGCGGTGCAACGCATCTACTTCGCCAACCACAGCAGCCACGGCGACTTCGTGCTGCTCTGGGCCTCGCTGCCGCCCGCGCTGCGCAAGGTGACGCGGCCGGTGGCCGGCGCCGATTACTGGCAGACCCGCCCGCTGCGTCGCTACCTCATCAACCGCGTGTTCAACGGCGTGCTGATCGACCGCGAGCGCAAGAAGCCTGTGGATAACCCCTTGCAGCCGATGCTCGACGCTCTGGCCAACGGCGATTCGCTGATCATCTTCCCCGAAGGCACGCGCAACCTGGAGGAGGAAGGCCTGCTGCCGTTCAAGAGCGGCCTCTACCACCTGGCGAAAAGTTACCCACAGGCCCAGGTGATTCCGGTGTGGATCGCCAACCTCAACCGCGTGATGCCCAAGGGCCGTTTCCTGCCCCTGCCGCTGTTATGCACCACCAGTTTCGGCGCGCCGCTGTCCCTCGAGGACGGCGAAAGCAAAGAGCACTTCCTCGAACGCAGCCGCGCAGCGCTGCTGGCCATGGCCCCGGAGCATTCTTGAGATGGATAGGCAAACCCTGATGTTGTTCGGCGGGATCGGCGCGGTACTGGTGCTGGCCTCGCTGATCGGTTTTCTGCTCAAGCTGCGCAGCCGTGGCGCGCCGAGCTCGGTGATCGACAACCTCAATGCGCGCATCAACGCCTGGTGGGTGATGGTGCTGGTGATCGGCATCGCCTTCTGGCTCGGCACCAGCGCGGTGATCCTGCTGTTCTACGCGGTGTCCTTCTACGCCCTGCGCGAGTTCCTGACCCTGATGCCGACCCGGCGCAGCGACTACCCGGCGCTGGTGGCGGCGTTCTACCTGGCCCTGCCCGTGCAATACCTGCTGATCTACTTCGACTGGTACGGGCTGTTCTCGATCTTCATCCCGGTCTATGTGTTCCTGCTGCTGCCGATCCTCGCGTCCCTGGGGGGCGACAGCACGCACTTCCTGGAGCGCGCCTCCAAGGTCCAGTGGGGGCTGATGATCGCGGTGTTCTGCGTGTCGTTCGTCCCGGCGCTGCTGACCCTGGATATCGCCGGCTACGAAGGGCGCAACCTGCTGCTGATCGCCTACCTGGTGATCGTGGTGCAGATGTCGGACGTGTTGCAGTACGTCTGTGGAAAACTCTTCGGCAAACGCAAGATCGCCCCGCGGCTGTCGCCGTCCAAGACCGTGGAAGGTTTTGTCGGCGGCATCCTCCTGGCCTCGCTGATCGGCGGCGCGCTGTGGTGGATTACCCCCTTCACCATTTGGCAGTCGTTCCTGATCGCCCTGCTGATCAACCTGCTGGGCTTCGCCGGCGGCATCGTCATGTCGGCGATCAAGCGCGACCGCGGGGTGAAGGACTGGGGCCACATGATCGAAGGCCACGGCGGCATGCTCGACCGCCTGGACTCGGTGTGTTTCGCCGCGCCGATCTTCTTCCACCTCGTGCGCTACTGGTGGACCTGAACACCC from Pseudomonas chlororaphis subsp. chlororaphis encodes:
- a CDS encoding lysophospholipid acyltransferase family protein, encoding MLEPLVATLITSAARTITGARSLWLGCGPQAVQRIYFANHSSHGDFVLLWASLPPALRKVTRPVAGADYWQTRPLRRYLINRVFNGVLIDRERKKPVDNPLQPMLDALANGDSLIIFPEGTRNLEEEGLLPFKSGLYHLAKSYPQAQVIPVWIANLNRVMPKGRFLPLPLLCTTSFGAPLSLEDGESKEHFLERSRAALLAMAPEHS
- a CDS encoding phosphatase PAP2/dual specificity phosphatase family protein — encoded protein: MTVAATYPREPGLLKPAVLWLLLLAPLFFGTYGFATWVTAQRAEVGSLVFDWERQMPFWAWSIVPYWSIDLLYGFSLLLPTSREELKRHALRLLTAQVIVVSCFLLWPLRFTFQRPELDGLFGWLFDVLAGFDKPFNQAPSLHIALLVVLWVCYARHVQGAWRWLVHGWFALIGVSVLTTYQHHFIDVPTGALAGWLCVWLWPLDRPGMLHNLRLARDRQRWRLASFYAVGAAALAIPALAFSGAWLWLLWPALALLLVALNYGLFDAKGFQKGADGRLGNATRWLLAPYLAAAWINSRLWTRQHPQPDEVVDNVWLGRIPTPGELQDSPFSAVLDLCAELSVDGRHLAYRCVPVLDLTAPTTEQCREAAQAIESLREHAPLLVCCALGYSRSATAVAAWLLYTGRAASVDAAIVQIRRARPQIVLQPAHRKALEPLSTAQGSAHGH
- a CDS encoding phosphatidate cytidylyltransferase — its product is MDRQTLMLFGGIGAVLVLASLIGFLLKLRSRGAPSSVIDNLNARINAWWVMVLVIGIAFWLGTSAVILLFYAVSFYALREFLTLMPTRRSDYPALVAAFYLALPVQYLLIYFDWYGLFSIFIPVYVFLLLPILASLGGDSTHFLERASKVQWGLMIAVFCVSFVPALLTLDIAGYEGRNLLLIAYLVIVVQMSDVLQYVCGKLFGKRKIAPRLSPSKTVEGFVGGILLASLIGGALWWITPFTIWQSFLIALLINLLGFAGGIVMSAIKRDRGVKDWGHMIEGHGGMLDRLDSVCFAAPIFFHLVRYWWT